Part of the Paenibacillus guangzhouensis genome is shown below.
GACAGATGTATCTTCCCTGATACGGGCAATACAACAAGTAAAGCCAAGTGAAGTCTATAATTTAGCGGCGCAAAGCTTTGTCGGTACGTCTTGGGAACAGCCGATTACAACCTCGCAAGTGACGGCATTAGGCGCCCTTCATTTATTGGAAGCAATCCGATTAACAGATCCTTCAATTCGGTTTTATCAAGCTTCATCGAGTGAAATGTTCGGGCTCGTACAAGAAGCGCATCAATCTGAGAAAACCCCTTTTTATCCACGGAGTCCTTATGGCGTAGCAAAATTATATGCACATTGGATTACCGTGAATTATCGCGAGAGTTTTCAGCTTTTTGGATGCAGTGGGATTCTCTTTAATCATGAGTCGCCCCTACGCGGCATTGAGTTCGTAACGCGCAAGGTGACGGATGGAGCAGCTCGAATCAAGCTTGGCTTGGAGAAGGAACTGCGGCTTGGCAATATCGATTCGAAGCGAGATTGGGGATTCGCTGGTGATTATGTGAAGGCAATGTGGATGATGCTGCAGCAAGCGGAGGCAGATGATTACATCATTGCGACAGGGAAGACGACAACTGTTCGGGATATGTGTGAAATCGCTTTTCGCGCGGTTGGATTGAACTATGAAGATCATATCGTGATTGATCCGAAATTGTACCGCCCTGCCGAAGTGGATCTTCTGCTCGGCAATCCGCTTAAGGCGAAGCAGCGACTTGGTTGGGAAGCAGAAACGAGTCTGCAGCAGTTGATTGAAATGATGGTGGAAGCGGATCTTCGCCGGGTCCATTCAATGATATGAGAATCATCGTTACCGGCGCAAATGGGTTTGTTGGCAAGCATTTAATACATGCATTAGTGAAACGTCAACATGAGGTTGTGGCGGGTACGCGTCGAACCGAAGTATCGTTCCATACGCCTATCCCTCATTGTTACATGAATTTACTCGAGCCGGACACGATCGCAGAAGCCCTAAGGAAATTCAAACCGGAAGCCATCATTCATCTTGCAGGTCAGACGCTTGTCGCCTCGTCTTGGAACGATCCGGCCCATACGGTTCAGACGAATGTCATGGGTGTGATTCATTTGCTTCAAGCCGTAAGGCAAACGGTACCGAGGGCCAAAATAGTAACGGTTGGTTCAAGTGAAGAATACGGGCGAATCAGCGAGCAGGGCGTTCCTTTAACAGAGGATTCGCCTTGTTTGCCGCAAAATCCTTATGCCGTCAGCAAATATACAGCCGGACAACTTGCACTCCAAATCGCCAAGCAAGGACATCTAAGGTTAGTCCATGCGCGGCCATTTAATCATTTTGGTCCAGAACAACAGACGGGATTCGTCGTTAGCGATTTTATATCGCAAGTCGTAGAAATGGAGCAAGGCAGGATTTCGCCCATTGTTACCGTAGGCGATATAACCGTGCAGAGAGATTTTCTGTATATCGATGATATTATTAGCGCGTATGTCGGCTTGATCGAGGAAGAAGTGCCGAATGGTATATATAACATCGCCTCAGGCATGGCTCGGAGAATCGAAGATATATTGTTATTCCTGTCATCGCAGTCAATGGTTAAGTTCGAAGTCATGCAGGATCCGAGCAAGTATCGAATTTCGAATGTGCCGTTTTTCGTGGGGTCGGCAGAGAAGTTACGAACCGTAACGAATTGGACACCTCGAACGCCGTTCTATCACGGTCTGCAGCAAACCTTGAACTGGTGGCGAGAGAAGTCACGCGAAGGAAAGAAGTGATTCGAATCATGCAGAAGTGTGGTGAACGGGATATCGTAGAAAGGAAAGGTGTTTATGGGGATTATGGGTCATCCGTTCGAGGATGCATTTATTTTTCAGAATCAAGTCTTGCCATATAATCAAATTCCAAAATATGATGCCGCAGGAATAACAATCTATAACTTTGCTGAACGAGCGGTCGAAATACCTTTAGCCCTTCATTTTTTATCTGAGCATGGGACCGGCAAGCGAATTCTTGAAGTTGGCAACGTATTAAGACATTATGCAAGTATGCTTCAGCGATTACCTGGACTGGGTCCACTGGATACGATTGATAAGTTCGAGGCTTATCCCGGCGTCATGAATATCGATATTATGGATATGAATACCAAATATGATGTCATTATCTCGATATCCACGGTAGAGCATGTCGGTCAGAATGCTTATGGGGAACATGAGGTTGGTGACCGAGAAGCGCCGCTGAGAGCGATCGTACAGATTTATAATTTGCTGGAGCCTGGGGGAAAAGCCTTCTTGACTGTCCCGTTCGGCAAGCTGATGGACATAGGCTGGCTTATCCAGTTTAGTTCCGAGTACTTAGATTTACTCGTCCTCAAATACGGAATCCCGCTTCAAGCAATTCAAACGCGATTTCTGAAAAAACTCGACACAGAAGCAACGATTGAGGGGCCACGGCAGCTATGGGTGCAATGCGAACACGGCGAATTGGCACATACATTATTTCATCATCCGTTTGCGTTTGCCGGGGGAATTGCGGTCATCGAATTAAGTAAAATCGGTAGTGATATTGAGACGTCTGAGCGGTTAAGCACACCGCTGCATTACCACACGCCGGTTAAAATTGGAGATCTCTATTTCTCAGGTATGACAAGACCTAAAGGACAAGATCGGGACGGTTGGATGACATGCCTCTCAAGCGGTTATGTCTTCTATGGTCCTTATGTTACTTTGGAACCGCAAGCGTATTCGCTTGAAATGGATATAGAGATGCGTGGCCAGGGACTATTCACGCTTGAAATTACTTCGAATTCCGGTTCCAAACGTTTATGGTCTCAAGGGAGCATATGCCAATCAAGCAGCATTGTTCATATCTTCCATGTGACGGAGATCGAAAATCATGTCGAGGTACGTCTACACAAGCATGGGCTTAGCGCCTGTCAAGTTCGCGTTCCCAAACTATTGTTAAGAGCGATCGGGCAGTAATACCGAGATGAAAGGATGATAGTAGTGGATAGATTGCCATTATATATTGGGCATAATAACATTCTTACTATGTTAAATCATGGCCCCTATATGTTCCTGGATTTGAATGATCCGGTCAACGTTGCAATTGCTTCTTCCGGTACATGGGAACAATATGTCACGCAGGCGTTCCTGTCTGCGGTTCAACCTGGGATGACGGTGCTGGATATCGGGGCACACTGTGGTTATTTTTCTATGCTGGCAGGGATGCTGGTCGGTCCGTCAGGCT
Proteins encoded:
- the gmd gene encoding GDP-mannose 4,6-dehydratase, translating into MKTAFITGITGQDGAYLAQFLLQQGYRVCGLIARRSTDTLWRLQYLNMDKDVELIEGDLTDVSSLIRAIQQVKPSEVYNLAAQSFVGTSWEQPITTSQVTALGALHLLEAIRLTDPSIRFYQASSSEMFGLVQEAHQSEKTPFYPRSPYGVAKLYAHWITVNYRESFQLFGCSGILFNHESPLRGIEFVTRKVTDGAARIKLGLEKELRLGNIDSKRDWGFAGDYVKAMWMMLQQAEADDYIIATGKTTTVRDMCEIAFRAVGLNYEDHIVIDPKLYRPAEVDLLLGNPLKAKQRLGWEAETSLQQLIEMMVEADLRRVHSMI
- a CDS encoding GDP-mannose 4,6-dehydratase → MRIIVTGANGFVGKHLIHALVKRQHEVVAGTRRTEVSFHTPIPHCYMNLLEPDTIAEALRKFKPEAIIHLAGQTLVASSWNDPAHTVQTNVMGVIHLLQAVRQTVPRAKIVTVGSSEEYGRISEQGVPLTEDSPCLPQNPYAVSKYTAGQLALQIAKQGHLRLVHARPFNHFGPEQQTGFVVSDFISQVVEMEQGRISPIVTVGDITVQRDFLYIDDIISAYVGLIEEEVPNGIYNIASGMARRIEDILLFLSSQSMVKFEVMQDPSKYRISNVPFFVGSAEKLRTVTNWTPRTPFYHGLQQTLNWWREKSREGKK
- a CDS encoding class I SAM-dependent methyltransferase, whose product is MGIMGHPFEDAFIFQNQVLPYNQIPKYDAAGITIYNFAERAVEIPLALHFLSEHGTGKRILEVGNVLRHYASMLQRLPGLGPLDTIDKFEAYPGVMNIDIMDMNTKYDVIISISTVEHVGQNAYGEHEVGDREAPLRAIVQIYNLLEPGGKAFLTVPFGKLMDIGWLIQFSSEYLDLLVLKYGIPLQAIQTRFLKKLDTEATIEGPRQLWVQCEHGELAHTLFHHPFAFAGGIAVIELSKIGSDIETSERLSTPLHYHTPVKIGDLYFSGMTRPKGQDRDGWMTCLSSGYVFYGPYVTLEPQAYSLEMDIEMRGQGLFTLEITSNSGSKRLWSQGSICQSSSIVHIFHVTEIENHVEVRLHKHGLSACQVRVPKLLLRAIGQ